From the Pedobacter cryoconitis genome, one window contains:
- a CDS encoding HAD family hydrolase, giving the protein METSEPKILFFDIGGVLLTNGWGHDSRKLAAEKFGLDYDELNTLHNYIFNVFEIGNITLDQYLDTVIFNHPRDFTREDFKEFVYSRSKELPGLLQWMKEWKRDCGFRVISINNEGKELNTYRVKKFKLHECFDAFVSSCDVKMRKPDPNIFLLALGIAQARPEQCYYFDDRIFQVETAKSLGMHAYHHTSFEETKEILERIKKEISRPQ; this is encoded by the coding sequence ATGGAAACTTCAGAACCTAAGATACTTTTTTTTGATATCGGTGGCGTATTGCTAACCAACGGTTGGGGACACGATTCCCGCAAATTAGCTGCGGAAAAATTCGGACTTGATTATGATGAGCTGAATACACTGCACAATTATATTTTCAATGTTTTTGAAATCGGCAACATTACACTGGATCAGTATTTGGACACGGTTATTTTTAATCATCCAAGAGATTTTACCAGGGAAGATTTTAAAGAGTTTGTCTATTCCAGATCCAAAGAATTGCCCGGATTATTGCAGTGGATGAAAGAATGGAAAAGAGATTGTGGCTTTCGGGTAATCTCAATCAATAATGAAGGGAAAGAGTTGAATACTTACAGAGTGAAGAAATTTAAATTGCATGAGTGTTTTGATGCTTTTGTTTCTTCTTGTGATGTAAAGATGCGTAAACCAGATCCAAATATTTTCTTACTGGCTTTAGGGATCGCACAAGCCAGACCTGAGCAGTGTTATTACTTTGATGACAGAATATTCCAGGTGGAAACAGCCAAGAGTCTTGGAATGCATGCTTATCACCATACTAGCTTTGAGGAAACTAAGGAAATTCTGGAAAGAATAAAAAAGGAAATCTCCAGGCCTCAATAA